In Panulirus ornatus isolate Po-2019 chromosome 9, ASM3632096v1, whole genome shotgun sequence, one genomic interval encodes:
- the LOC139750366 gene encoding membrane progestin receptor gamma-like has product MLPNVGYITGRLREAKNVTGRLREVGRIPVRRVEEVSEPLREPGIITGYRHENCSVIQAVASLFNATNETVNFWTHFLASVYFTWLLVSLSTIMPLFEDPYLFPLTCYMIAACCYPLMSCLAHAFSCLSLTATHVCFFIDYLAISMYSWAVAYLYYSYCFPPQLMNTWFSEIFLPVAAVNAIVATLCASLSRFLHPNMCQKMLRVAAFVEPFLWDSFPLVLWLYTCDTTADCCGESRIYHIHQFACVITASFFYGSHFPERLAPGCFDYVGHSHNILHIFSILGTNEQMRAVLIDLKNRRADLEAGDWLPTPTWATQATPSLLVCNIFLVLVLTYFLSRKLHSTHQNCPQNTSCQLLITAPSTIQPYDHLKEQ; this is encoded by the coding sequence ATGCTTCCAAACGTGGGCTACATTACAGGGCGACTGCGAGAGGCTAAGAATGTGACAGGCCGGCTACGGGAAGTTGGAAGAATCCCAGTTAGGAGAGTGGAGGAAGTATCTGAGCCACTGCGAGAACCAGGAATCATTACTGGCTACAGACATGAGAACTGCTCCGTCATCCAGGCAGTTGCATCACTTTTCAATGCTACAAATGAGACTGTTAACTTTTGGACACATTTTCTTGCCTCTGTGTACTTTACATGGTTGTTGGTGTCACTTTCAACTATCATGCCACTCTTCGAGGATCCTTACCTCTTCCCTCTTACTTGTTACATGATTGCTGCTTGCTGTTACCCACTCATGAGCTGTCTAGCACATGCTTTCTCTTGCTTATCTCTCACAGCCACTCATGTCTGCTTCTTTATTGACTATCTTGCCATTTCTATGTATAGTTGGGCTGTGGCATATCTTTACTATAGTTACTGTTTCCCCCCACAACTGATGAACACATGGTTTTCAGAGATCTTCCTACCAGTGGCTGCAGTCAATGCTATTGTAGCTACTCTTTGTGCAAGTTTATCCCGTTTCTTGCACCCTAATATGTGCCAGAAAATGCTGCGGGTAGCAGCATTTGTGGAGCCCTTCCTGTGGGACTCATTTCCGTTGGTGCTTTGGCTCTACACCTGCGATACAACTGCTGACTGCTGTGGAGAGTCACgaatatatcatatacatcagtTTGCTTGTGTTATCACTGCATCTTTCTTCTATGGCTCACACTTTCCTGAGCGTCTGGCTCCAGGTTGCTTCGATTATGTGGGACATTCACATAACATTTTACACATCTTCAGCATACTTGGCACAAATGAACAGATGCGTGCTGTCCTTATTGATTTGAAAAATCGAAGAGCAGATCTAGAAGCAGGAGACTGGTTACCCACACCAACTTGGGCTACCCAGGCTACACCTTCTCTCTTAGTGTGTAATATTTTCCTTGTTTTAGttcttacatattttctttcaagAAAACTGCACTCTACTCACCAGAATTGCCCTCAGAATACTTCCTGTCAGCTTCTCATCACTGCTCCATCAACCATACAGCCTTATGACCATCTCAAAGAGCAGTAA